The following coding sequences are from one Bradyrhizobium sp. WSM471 window:
- a CDS encoding DUF302 domain-containing protein: MRVSALVKILALVAATCLWETQAMAVDGLITMRSNFGPEETMKRLEAEVTAKGLTIFAHVDHAAGAAAAGLPLRPTNLIIFGNAKGGTPLMQQAQTSGIDLPLKALVWQDEQGATLLSYNDPAYLAGRHGIGEPVKAAIVAMTAALHAIATKVTAP; encoded by the coding sequence ATGAGGGTTTCGGCGCTGGTCAAGATCCTCGCTTTGGTTGCTGCGACATGTTTATGGGAGACCCAGGCAATGGCCGTCGACGGACTCATCACGATGAGGAGCAATTTCGGGCCTGAAGAGACGATGAAGCGGCTGGAAGCGGAAGTGACGGCCAAGGGCCTCACAATATTCGCCCATGTCGATCATGCCGCGGGCGCCGCCGCTGCCGGCCTGCCGTTGCGCCCGACCAATCTTATCATCTTCGGGAACGCCAAGGGTGGTACGCCATTGATGCAGCAGGCGCAGACCAGCGGCATCGATCTGCCGCTGAAGGCGCTGGTCTGGCAGGACGAACAAGGCGCGACATTGTTGTCCTACAACGATCCGGCGTATCTCGCCGGGCGTCACGGCATCGGCGAGCCGGTCAAGGCCGCAATTGTCGCCATGACGGCGGCCCTGCACGCGATCGCGACCAAGGTCACCGCACCCTAG
- a CDS encoding c-type cytochrome — protein sequence MSSHDNRLVAAALTLGLLAAPAFAFDFGRPATPEEIRLWDVDVAPDGKGLPVGGGTVAQGKQVFADNCAACHGDNGQGGIKDRLAGGQGTLASGAPVKTVGSFWPYATTLYDYIHRAMPYPTPGSLSTDDTYAVTAYILSLNGIVPPDGKVDKDSLPKIKMPNRDGFIPEPEFDPAKLFRRK from the coding sequence ATGTCCTCGCATGACAATCGGCTTGTCGCAGCGGCTCTCACGCTTGGCCTGCTCGCGGCGCCCGCATTTGCATTTGATTTCGGCCGTCCCGCGACTCCGGAGGAGATCAGGCTCTGGGACGTCGACGTCGCACCCGATGGCAAGGGTCTGCCTGTCGGCGGCGGCACGGTCGCGCAGGGTAAGCAGGTCTTCGCCGACAATTGCGCGGCCTGTCATGGCGACAACGGCCAGGGCGGGATCAAGGATCGCCTGGCCGGCGGGCAGGGCACACTCGCCTCCGGCGCGCCGGTCAAGACCGTGGGCAGCTTCTGGCCCTATGCGACGACCTTGTACGACTACATTCACCGCGCGATGCCATATCCCACACCGGGCTCGCTCAGTACCGACGACACCTATGCCGTCACCGCCTACATCCTGAGTCTGAACGGCATCGTTCCCCCCGACGGCAAGGTCGACAAGGACAGCTTGCCGAAGATCAAGATGCCCAACCGCGACGGCTTCATTCCGGAGCCGGAATTCGATCCGGCAAAACTGTTCCGCAGGAAATGA
- the soxC gene encoding sulfite dehydrogenase, translating into MSRWKRGRHFQICTIVDGDRMTSKTEIKSPQRPASVSRRGFVGGLSAGVLGAVATEAAAAQTLAEIPDRGPGADLGAHSERSRFVKIDRIPEAGPGKRNVDSGDAINSKTPHQKLVGNITPTDLHYERSHSGVPDIDPAQHRLLIHGLVQKTLVFSVDDLKRMPSVTRVVFIECTGNGWENWKKADPDLTVQNTHGLVSTNEWTGVPLKFLIGLAGKENNSNWMLAEGGDGAGVDRSIPLTDEIVNEAFVAYGQNGEPLRPAHGFPMRLVMPGFEGNLNIKWLRRLKFGTEPWMTRWETARYTQLLANGKARQFQLRMETNSVITHPSGTMQIQPGYNIISGLAWSGHGKIAKVEISTDGAKIWKQAQLNQPVLSKAQVRFQMDWVWDGKPTRIVSRSTDEQGNVQPDRQSFIAAMGSNALFHYSAQQTWSIDEAGRVHNVLA; encoded by the coding sequence ATGTCCCGATGGAAAAGAGGCCGGCATTTCCAAATATGCACGATTGTCGACGGAGATCGTATGACGTCCAAAACGGAAATCAAATCACCGCAACGGCCCGCGAGCGTCTCGCGCCGCGGTTTTGTGGGAGGCCTGTCGGCCGGCGTTCTGGGGGCGGTTGCGACCGAAGCAGCGGCCGCGCAAACGCTGGCCGAAATCCCTGATCGCGGGCCCGGCGCCGATCTCGGTGCGCACAGCGAACGATCGCGCTTCGTCAAGATCGATCGCATTCCCGAGGCAGGACCAGGCAAGCGCAACGTCGACTCCGGTGATGCCATCAACTCCAAGACGCCGCATCAGAAGTTGGTGGGCAACATCACGCCGACCGATCTGCACTACGAGCGCAGCCATTCCGGGGTGCCGGACATCGATCCCGCGCAGCACCGTCTGCTCATCCACGGCCTGGTTCAGAAGACGCTGGTGTTCAGCGTCGACGATCTCAAGCGGATGCCCTCCGTAACGCGCGTGGTCTTCATCGAATGCACGGGAAACGGATGGGAAAACTGGAAGAAGGCAGACCCTGATCTGACGGTGCAGAATACGCACGGCCTCGTCAGCACCAATGAGTGGACCGGCGTTCCGCTGAAGTTCCTGATTGGTCTTGCGGGCAAGGAGAATAACTCAAACTGGATGCTCGCGGAGGGAGGCGACGGCGCGGGCGTTGACCGCAGCATTCCGCTGACCGACGAAATCGTGAACGAGGCCTTTGTCGCCTACGGTCAGAACGGCGAACCACTACGCCCTGCGCACGGTTTTCCAATGCGGCTGGTGATGCCGGGCTTCGAGGGCAACCTCAACATCAAATGGCTGCGCCGTCTCAAGTTCGGCACGGAGCCCTGGATGACCCGCTGGGAAACTGCGCGCTACACGCAACTGCTTGCCAACGGCAAGGCCCGCCAATTCCAGCTGAGGATGGAAACCAACTCCGTCATCACGCATCCCTCGGGCACGATGCAGATCCAGCCCGGCTACAACATTATCTCCGGTCTCGCCTGGAGCGGCCATGGCAAGATCGCCAAGGTCGAGATATCGACCGACGGCGCGAAAATCTGGAAACAGGCGCAGCTGAATCAGCCGGTGCTGTCCAAGGCACAGGTTCGATTCCAGATGGACTGGGTCTGGGATGGCAAGCCGACACGGATCGTGAGCCGCTCGACCGACGAGCAAGGCAATGTTCAGCCGGACCGGCAGTCCTTCATCGCCGCGATGGGGAGCAATGCGTTGTTTCACTACAGCGCCCAGCAGACCTGGAGCATCGACGAAGCCGGGAGGGTCCATAATGTCCTCGCATGA
- a CDS encoding GNAT family N-acetyltransferase, with the protein MDHFSTENLTAERLNENHLADLVALHLDAEVSRYLGGVRPAERTKTYLDTNMAHWDQHGFGLWVLRTKCGAFAGRAGIRHILVDDTDEIEIAYAFKREVWGRGLASETATALTDIGLLHHQLPSLIGLVYVGNGASRRVLEKSNYLLEKSTIRHGEDVVIYRIRR; encoded by the coding sequence ATGGATCATTTCAGCACCGAGAACCTGACTGCCGAGAGGCTGAACGAAAATCATCTCGCCGACCTCGTCGCCTTGCATCTCGATGCCGAGGTGTCCCGATATCTCGGCGGCGTGCGCCCGGCGGAGAGGACGAAGACCTATCTCGACACCAACATGGCGCATTGGGACCAGCATGGCTTCGGACTGTGGGTGCTGCGAACGAAATGCGGGGCATTCGCCGGGCGAGCGGGCATCCGGCACATCCTGGTGGACGATACCGACGAGATCGAGATTGCCTACGCGTTCAAGCGCGAAGTCTGGGGCCGTGGCCTTGCAAGCGAGACCGCGACCGCACTGACGGATATCGGACTGTTGCACCACCAGCTGCCGTCCCTCATCGGCCTGGTCTATGTCGGCAATGGCGCATCGCGTCGCGTTCTGGAGAAGTCCAACTATCTCCTTGAGAAAAGCACGATCCGTCACGGCGAAGACGTCGTGATCTACCGAATTCGGCGATAG
- a CDS encoding MFS transporter, whose protein sequence is MSVQFAARNETLSRSPAWSAVFALTLCVGTLIASEFMPVSLLTPIGTDLQMTEGQAGQAIAVSGLFAVFTSLAIASVTRGIDRRSLLLGLTSLMIVSGLMVALAPNALVFMVGRALIGVVIGGFWSMSAATVMRLVPEQQVAPALSLLNGGNALATTIAAPLGSYLGQFIGWRGAFFCVVPLAIVTLVWQYATLPSMPSERGAAWNALGLLRRRAVSIGMLSVALLFMGQFALFTYLRPFLETVTRVDVSTLSAILLVVGVAGLLGTYLISFLLRGGLYGLLIGMPLAMAALALGLIAFGGSTVVVTVLLAGWGLIGTAAPVAWWTWMSKTLPEDAEAGGGLIVAVIQLAITAGASLGGVLYDSSGYRSAFIAAAVVLCGSGLLAFGGYRRIR, encoded by the coding sequence ATGAGCGTACAATTCGCAGCAAGAAATGAGACGCTGTCGCGCAGTCCGGCTTGGAGTGCGGTCTTTGCGCTGACCCTATGCGTCGGGACATTGATTGCGTCCGAGTTCATGCCGGTCAGCCTGCTGACACCCATCGGGACCGATCTCCAAATGACCGAAGGGCAGGCGGGCCAGGCCATCGCGGTCTCCGGGCTCTTTGCCGTCTTCACGAGCCTTGCGATAGCCTCGGTGACAAGGGGCATCGATCGACGCAGCCTTCTGCTGGGCCTCACCTCGCTGATGATCGTCTCGGGGCTGATGGTGGCGCTGGCGCCGAACGCGCTGGTGTTTATGGTAGGGCGCGCGCTGATCGGGGTCGTCATCGGCGGGTTCTGGTCGATGTCGGCGGCTACGGTCATGCGTCTAGTGCCTGAACAGCAGGTCGCGCCTGCCCTCAGCCTGCTCAACGGGGGCAATGCGCTGGCGACCACCATCGCCGCGCCGCTCGGGAGCTACCTCGGTCAGTTCATCGGCTGGCGTGGCGCCTTCTTCTGTGTCGTCCCGCTCGCGATCGTCACTCTGGTCTGGCAATACGCCACATTGCCCTCGATGCCTTCCGAGCGCGGTGCCGCGTGGAACGCACTCGGATTGCTTCGCCGGCGGGCGGTTAGCATTGGGATGCTTTCGGTCGCTCTCCTGTTCATGGGCCAGTTCGCGCTTTTCACCTATTTGCGCCCATTTCTGGAGACCGTGACGCGCGTAGACGTCTCGACCCTCTCGGCCATCCTGCTCGTGGTCGGCGTCGCGGGCCTGCTCGGGACCTACCTCATCAGCTTCCTTCTGAGAGGGGGCCTGTACGGTCTTCTGATTGGGATGCCGCTTGCGATGGCCGCCCTTGCCCTTGGCTTGATCGCCTTCGGAGGCTCAACCGTTGTTGTCACTGTGCTGCTGGCCGGTTGGGGCCTCATCGGCACCGCCGCACCAGTCGCTTGGTGGACCTGGATGAGCAAGACGCTGCCTGAGGATGCGGAGGCGGGCGGCGGATTGATAGTCGCGGTGATCCAATTGGCGATAACGGCGGGCGCCTCGCTTGGAGGGGTCTTGTATGACAGCAGTGGATACCGGAGCGCCTTCATTGCCGCCGCCGTCGTGCTCTGCGGCTCCGGGCTTCTCGCTTTTGGTGGCTATCGCCGAATTCGGTAG
- a CDS encoding cupin domain-containing protein, protein MDIKRNGSRPSQKGPEDWFTGTVRIDPLFAAPEPARVSGAQVTFEPGARTAWHTHPLGQTLIVTAGLGWAQRDGGPVQEIRPGDVIWFPPGLKHWHGASATTAMTHIAIQESQDGRAVDWMEKVGDEQYRM, encoded by the coding sequence ATCGACATCAAGAGAAACGGGTCCCGTCCTTCCCAGAAGGGGCCCGAAGACTGGTTCACCGGGACGGTGCGTATCGACCCACTGTTCGCGGCTCCCGAGCCGGCACGCGTCAGCGGCGCTCAGGTCACTTTTGAACCCGGCGCACGCACGGCTTGGCACACGCATCCGCTCGGGCAGACGCTGATCGTCACGGCAGGGCTCGGCTGGGCGCAGCGGGACGGCGGGCCCGTCCAGGAAATCCGGCCCGGCGATGTCATCTGGTTTCCTCCGGGGTTGAAGCACTGGCACGGCGCGTCGGCCACCACAGCCATGACGCACATCGCCATCCAGGAATCGCAGGACGGACGAGCGGTCGATTGGATGGAGAAGGTCGGCGACGAGCAGTACCGAATGTGA
- a CDS encoding LysR family transcriptional regulator gives MNRDDASDILAFLAVARERNFTRAAAKLGMTQSALSQIIRKLEERLGVRLLNRTTRSVTPTQAGERLFLSVGPKFTEMDADLAALSELREKPAGTVRLTATEYAAAEILLPALGKILPQYADIHVEVIIDYGLTNIVAQQVDAGIRPGELVAKDMIAVRVSPDLRMAVVGSPSYFAERKRPRMPQDLTGHNCLNLRLPTHGGSLYAWEFEKNGRELNVRVEGQLVFNSAGLLLEGALKGFGLAYLTEGHVQPYISQGRLIRVLSDWCPPFSGYHLYYPSRRQPSPAFSLLVEALRYRGK, from the coding sequence ATGAACCGGGACGACGCCAGCGATATCCTGGCCTTCCTCGCTGTGGCGAGGGAGCGCAACTTCACACGTGCCGCAGCCAAGCTTGGTATGACGCAATCGGCGCTGAGCCAGATCATCCGAAAATTGGAGGAACGGCTCGGCGTCCGTCTTCTCAATCGAACGACCCGAAGCGTCACGCCAACTCAAGCCGGAGAACGGCTGTTCCTGAGCGTCGGGCCCAAATTCACCGAGATGGATGCTGATCTCGCTGCGCTGAGTGAGCTTCGGGAAAAGCCCGCTGGAACCGTGCGTTTAACGGCAACGGAGTATGCCGCCGCCGAAATCCTGCTGCCGGCGCTGGGGAAGATTCTTCCCCAATATGCAGACATCCACGTCGAGGTGATCATCGATTACGGGCTCACCAACATCGTGGCGCAGCAGGTCGATGCGGGCATTCGTCCGGGCGAGCTCGTCGCCAAGGACATGATCGCCGTGCGCGTCAGCCCTGATCTGCGAATGGCGGTCGTGGGATCGCCGTCCTACTTCGCCGAACGCAAGCGGCCCAGGATGCCTCAGGATCTAACGGGCCACAATTGCCTGAACCTGCGCCTTCCGACCCACGGCGGCAGCCTGTACGCGTGGGAGTTCGAGAAGAACGGGCGAGAGCTCAACGTGCGCGTGGAAGGACAGCTTGTGTTCAATAGCGCAGGGCTTCTTCTGGAGGGCGCGCTCAAAGGTTTCGGACTTGCCTACCTCACCGAGGGGCACGTGCAGCCATACATCTCACAGGGCCGGCTGATCAGGGTGCTGTCGGACTGGTGTCCGCCGTTCTCGGGTTATCACCTTTACTATCCCAGTCGGCGCCAACCTTCACCGGCATTCTCGCTGCTCGTCGAGGCTCTTCGATATCGCGGCAAGTAG
- a CDS encoding DUF2336 domain-containing protein has translation MNGATTLLQDLDDAIARGTDESRTKALWHATDILITGRYSDDEISTFGEVIGRLADEIEVAARVQLSEVMAACDHAPLNVIAQLASADEIEVAGPVLRDSNRLDEKLLVESAMTKSQLHLLAIAQRKSIGEAVTDVLVKRGDQEVVTSVARNEGARFSGSGLLHMVRRAEGDSILAEQLGLRKDVPRHIFQQLISKASEDVRRRLEHERPEMMAQIQSSVSDVTGDLHSKFGPSSRSYFVAKRVVTTQYRQGNLNQDSISNYARQHRFDEVQIGLSLLSSLPVDVIERAMMDRNREMILVLCKALDFSWDTTMSLLFLGAKDHLITARELHDNERDFGKLKIETSRSVLKFYQSRKTGSDPVTGRQPELQVH, from the coding sequence ATGAACGGCGCGACAACACTTCTGCAGGATCTGGACGACGCGATCGCACGCGGCACCGACGAAAGCCGGACCAAGGCGTTGTGGCACGCGACCGACATTCTGATCACCGGCCGCTACAGCGACGACGAGATCAGCACGTTCGGCGAGGTCATCGGCCGGCTCGCCGACGAGATCGAAGTTGCCGCGCGGGTGCAACTCTCCGAGGTGATGGCAGCCTGCGATCACGCTCCGCTCAATGTCATTGCGCAACTCGCGAGCGCCGACGAGATCGAGGTCGCCGGTCCCGTGCTGCGCGACTCCAATCGTCTCGACGAGAAGCTGCTGGTCGAGAGCGCCATGACCAAGAGCCAGTTGCATCTGCTCGCGATCGCCCAGCGCAAGTCGATCGGCGAGGCCGTCACCGACGTGCTGGTCAAGCGCGGCGACCAGGAGGTCGTGACGTCGGTTGCCCGGAACGAGGGCGCGCGCTTCTCCGGCTCGGGCCTGCTCCACATGGTTCGCCGTGCCGAGGGTGACTCGATTCTTGCCGAGCAGCTTGGGCTGCGCAAGGACGTGCCGCGCCACATCTTCCAGCAGCTGATCTCGAAGGCGTCGGAGGACGTCCGCCGCCGGCTCGAGCACGAGCGCCCCGAGATGATGGCGCAGATCCAGAGCTCGGTCAGCGACGTCACCGGCGACCTGCACTCCAAGTTCGGCCCGTCCTCGCGCAGCTATTTCGTCGCCAAGCGCGTGGTGACGACGCAGTACCGGCAGGGCAACCTCAACCAGGACTCGATCTCGAACTATGCGCGCCAGCACCGGTTCGACGAGGTGCAGATCGGCCTGTCGCTGTTGTCGTCGCTGCCGGTCGACGTGATCGAGCGTGCGATGATGGATCGCAATCGCGAGATGATCCTGGTGCTGTGCAAGGCGCTCGATTTCTCCTGGGACACCACGATGTCGCTGCTGTTCCTCGGCGCCAAGGATCATCTGATCACGGCGCGCGAGCTCCACGACAACGAACGCGATTTCGGCAAGCTCAAGATCGAGACGTCGCGCAGCGTCTTGAAGTTCTACCAGTCGCGCAAGACCGGCTCCGATCCCGTCACGGGTCGTCAGCCCGAGCTGCAGGTGCACTGA
- a CDS encoding AsmA-like C-terminal region-containing protein: MQTTLLGLAIAFILALLAALIGPYFVDWNQFRPQFEAEAGRIIGVPVRVAGELDARLLPAPTLRLRGVTFGGNNDLGRLRADKLDVEFSLSSLMRGEWRATELSVNGMAVDLGLDARGRVDLPSTASGSFNLASLAIERLNLTGRIALHDAASRSTLELNDIAFSGDVRSLAGSVRGDGSFTATGVRYPFRVSSGPSADGNATRLHLNIDPGERAILADLEGVLAFDNRLPKFEGALTLAVPAPKKPGEAGPMPWKLTTKLKADPAGAKFEQVDASFGPEDSALKLGGVGDIRFGASPLLRAVLSARQVDADKLTAKNDAEPQRILPALRAGLAAIPQAPIPAQIEFNSDQIMLGGRPLQNITAELATDGRSWTFQRLELRAPGQTQLSLNGATPGADSFSGRLSVDSSDPDTLVAWLQGRNEVNRRSTRPLRLAGDVTIAANHFAIDRLKAEIEGGAVEGRIAFVQTGASKGSRIDAELRADRLDLDAAASFARALSGPQGEWPEEAKLSLDIGRAISAGQELRPFTAKLGYGPASLSLEQLRFGQASGVTTEASGSFDRAKATGKFALKSSANSLRDLTALLEPFAPSVRARFDAIPSLPGATRLKLDLSLDKNAEHADRNDARAMIELDAPQLKATATLAAQTPVAAVNGIDIDRLRNSDFTLDSKVSTPQASSLLALLGLDRVVAAGEGASQFEGHLSGAWRHPLQLNAKLSGGGLDADAQGNVELSEPKGSVNLRVRHANLAPLFGTSPADKSVQSVNLSSRVALSGNRLTFNDLDSTLAGSHLRGHLAVTLDQEKTVDGEVGLDTLDLVPALAMAIGAAGHDANESLSAGLLGGWRGRVAFQTLHGTLPGGIELRPFGGTLRSDGQSLALDAMKGGLGGGEMSASLDARNGANGLTLNARIELGNVDAAALRYRDLALPKGRASAQMALTSQGRSVAALTGALAGNGTVTLESAEISGLNPRAFEIAIRASDGGQVADDNRLRQLVEPALSAGPIAVASAQIPFTIRDGRLRVGATSLEAKNARAIVSGGYDIPADQADIRASLTPIMTGLSGAPPEIQLFAAGPPDRLNRTVDLGPLSSWLAVRTIDRETRRLDAIERGEPPPATAALPTLVSPDPAPEPSLQDVPMPGRDPRRAPPPKPKADIRVAPTPKAPQAAPAAPSPPLASTQIAPLPPPIDVRPAPGPPPAKPKPKPPLVLTPQNP; the protein is encoded by the coding sequence GTGCAGACGACGCTGCTCGGATTGGCGATTGCCTTTATCTTAGCGCTGCTGGCCGCTCTGATCGGTCCTTACTTCGTCGACTGGAACCAGTTCAGGCCCCAGTTCGAAGCGGAGGCCGGCAGGATCATCGGCGTGCCGGTGCGGGTGGCGGGCGAGCTCGACGCGCGGCTGTTGCCGGCGCCGACGCTGCGGCTGCGCGGGGTCACCTTCGGCGGCAACAACGATCTCGGGCGCCTGCGCGCCGACAAGCTCGACGTCGAATTCAGCCTGAGCTCGCTGATGCGCGGCGAATGGCGCGCCACCGAGCTTTCGGTCAACGGCATGGCGGTCGATCTCGGCCTCGACGCGCGCGGGCGGGTCGATCTGCCGTCCACCGCGAGCGGCAGCTTCAATCTGGCATCGCTGGCGATCGAGCGGCTGAACCTCACCGGCCGCATCGCCCTGCATGATGCCGCCAGTCGTTCGACACTGGAGCTCAACGACATCGCCTTCTCCGGCGACGTGCGCTCGCTGGCCGGCTCGGTCCGGGGCGACGGCAGTTTCACCGCCACTGGCGTCCGCTATCCGTTCCGCGTCTCCTCCGGCCCGAGCGCCGACGGCAACGCCACCCGCCTCCACCTCAACATCGATCCCGGCGAGCGCGCCATCCTGGCCGATCTCGAGGGCGTGCTTGCCTTCGACAACCGCCTGCCGAAATTCGAAGGCGCGCTGACGCTCGCGGTGCCGGCGCCGAAGAAGCCGGGCGAGGCGGGGCCGATGCCCTGGAAGCTCACCACGAAACTGAAGGCCGATCCGGCCGGCGCCAAGTTCGAGCAGGTCGACGCCAGCTTCGGGCCCGAAGACTCCGCGCTGAAGCTCGGCGGCGTCGGCGATATCAGGTTCGGCGCTTCGCCGCTGCTGCGCGCGGTGCTGTCGGCGCGCCAGGTCGATGCCGACAAGCTGACGGCCAAGAACGATGCCGAGCCGCAGCGCATCCTTCCGGCGCTTCGTGCGGGCCTCGCCGCAATCCCGCAGGCGCCGATCCCGGCGCAGATCGAGTTCAACTCCGACCAGATCATGCTCGGCGGGCGTCCTCTCCAGAACATTACGGCCGAGCTTGCGACCGACGGACGATCCTGGACCTTCCAGCGGCTCGAGCTGCGCGCGCCAGGCCAGACGCAGCTCTCGCTCAACGGCGCGACACCCGGCGCCGACAGCTTCAGCGGCCGTCTCAGCGTCGATTCCTCCGATCCCGATACGCTGGTGGCGTGGCTCCAGGGCCGCAACGAGGTCAACCGCCGCAGCACGCGGCCGCTGCGCCTTGCCGGTGACGTGACCATCGCCGCCAACCATTTCGCCATCGACAGGCTGAAGGCCGAGATCGAGGGCGGCGCGGTCGAAGGCCGCATCGCTTTCGTCCAGACCGGCGCGAGCAAGGGCTCGCGAATCGACGCGGAGCTCAGGGCTGACCGCCTCGACCTCGATGCCGCCGCAAGTTTTGCGCGCGCGCTTTCGGGGCCGCAGGGCGAATGGCCGGAGGAAGCGAAGCTTTCGCTCGATATCGGCCGCGCGATCTCGGCCGGGCAGGAGCTGCGGCCGTTCACCGCAAAACTCGGCTACGGCCCGGCGTCGCTCTCGCTGGAGCAGTTGCGGTTCGGCCAGGCCAGCGGCGTGACCACGGAAGCGAGCGGCAGCTTCGACCGCGCCAAGGCCACGGGCAAGTTCGCGCTGAAATCCTCCGCCAATTCGCTGCGCGATCTCACCGCACTGCTCGAGCCGTTTGCGCCATCGGTACGCGCGCGCTTCGACGCCATCCCGTCGCTGCCAGGTGCGACCCGCCTGAAGCTCGATCTCAGTCTCGACAAGAACGCCGAGCACGCCGATCGCAACGACGCGCGCGCGATGATCGAGCTCGACGCGCCGCAGCTTAAGGCCACCGCGACGCTGGCCGCGCAGACGCCGGTGGCCGCGGTCAACGGCATCGACATCGACCGTTTGCGCAACAGCGACTTCACGCTGGATTCGAAAGTCTCGACACCGCAGGCCAGTTCACTGCTGGCGTTGCTCGGGCTCGATCGCGTGGTGGCCGCAGGCGAGGGCGCTTCGCAGTTCGAAGGCCACTTGAGCGGCGCGTGGCGCCATCCGCTGCAATTGAATGCAAAGCTCAGCGGCGGCGGATTGGACGCGGACGCACAAGGCAACGTCGAATTGTCGGAGCCGAAAGGCAGCGTGAATTTGCGCGTGCGCCATGCCAATCTGGCCCCGCTGTTCGGGACCAGCCCGGCCGATAAATCGGTGCAGAGCGTCAATCTGTCCTCGCGCGTCGCCCTCTCCGGCAACCGCCTGACCTTCAACGATCTCGACAGCACTCTGGCCGGATCGCATTTACGGGGTCATCTGGCGGTGACGCTCGATCAGGAGAAAACCGTCGACGGCGAAGTCGGCCTCGATACGCTCGACCTCGTGCCGGCGCTCGCGATGGCTATCGGCGCGGCCGGACACGATGCCAATGAGTCGCTGAGTGCCGGCCTTCTCGGCGGCTGGCGCGGCCGCGTCGCCTTCCAGACATTGCACGGCACCTTGCCCGGCGGCATCGAGCTGCGCCCCTTCGGCGGTACGCTCCGCAGCGACGGTCAGTCGCTCGCGCTCGACGCAATGAAGGGCGGCCTCGGCGGCGGCGAGATGTCGGCGAGCCTCGATGCGCGCAATGGCGCCAATGGTCTGACGTTGAACGCGCGTATCGAGCTCGGCAATGTCGACGCGGCGGCGCTGCGCTACCGCGACCTCGCGCTGCCGAAGGGACGAGCCTCGGCGCAGATGGCGCTGACCAGCCAGGGCCGCAGCGTTGCTGCGCTCACCGGCGCGCTCGCCGGCAACGGCACGGTGACGCTCGAATCCGCTGAAATCTCCGGCCTCAATCCGCGCGCCTTCGAGATCGCCATCCGCGCCAGCGACGGCGGACAGGTTGCCGACGACAACCGGCTGCGGCAGCTGGTCGAGCCCGCGCTGTCGGCGGGTCCGATTGCAGTGGCCTCGGCGCAGATCCCGTTCACGATCCGCGACGGGCGCCTGCGCGTCGGCGCAACGTCGTTGGAGGCGAAGAACGCGCGTGCCATCGTCTCCGGCGGCTACGACATCCCCGCCGACCAGGCCGACATCCGCGCCAGCCTGACGCCGATCATGACCGGGCTCTCCGGCGCGCCGCCGGAGATCCAGCTATTCGCGGCCGGTCCCCCCGACAGGCTCAACCGCACCGTCGATCTCGGGCCGCTGTCGTCGTGGCTCGCGGTGCGCACGATCGATCGCGAGACGCGCCGGCTGGACGCCATCGAGCGCGGCGAGCCGCCGCCGGCGACCGCCGCGCTGCCGACCCTGGTGTCGCCCGACCCGGCGCCGGAGCCGTCGCTGCAGGATGTGCCGATGCCCGGCCGCGATCCGCGCCGTGCGCCGCCGCCGAAGCCCAAGGCCGATATCAGGGTCGCGCCGACACCCAAGGCGCCGCAGGCAGCTCCCGCGGCCCCAAGCCCGCCGCTTGCAAGCACGCAGATCGCGCCGCTGCCCCCGCCGATCGACGTCAGGCCGGCCCCGGGCCCGCCCCCCGCAAAGCCCAAGCCAAAGCCGCCGCTGGTGCTGACGCCGCAGAATCCGTGA